One Desulfovibrio fairfieldensis genomic window carries:
- a CDS encoding DUF4116 domain-containing protein, translating to MAAVQRDGLNIKFVKHQTEEICMEAVIENGNALQYIRDQTHEICMAAVFQDGEALRYVRNQTRPIYMEAVKQRGSALRYVIDQDEQICMTAVREDAMALEFVRKQTEGVCLEAVKQDGNVILFVLDQTEPVCMAAVKENGYALQFVHEQTSQICMAAITQCGNALQYAREQTEDICLQAVKQDGMTLQYVRKQTEPICLQAVKQNGKALQYVRKQTESLCMEAVKQNSSALQYVTNQTEEICRTAMREGGTSTYSVSWTKNSGTYSSRV from the coding sequence TTGGCCGCTGTACAACGGGATGGATTGAACATCAAATTTGTCAAGCACCAGACAGAAGAAATTTGTATGGAGGCGGTGATAGAGAATGGGAATGCCCTTCAATACATCCGCGATCAAACTCATGAAATCTGTATGGCCGCCGTCTTTCAAGACGGAGAGGCACTTCGATATGTTCGGAACCAGACCAGGCCCATATATATGGAAGCCGTGAAGCAAAGAGGTTCAGCACTTCGGTATGTCATTGATCAGGATGAGCAGATTTGCATGACGGCAGTGAGGGAGGATGCCATGGCGCTCGAGTTCGTCAGGAAACAGACCGAGGGAGTTTGTTTGGAAGCCGTGAAGCAAGACGGCAATGTCATACTTTTCGTCCTTGACCAAACTGAACCTGTTTGCATGGCTGCAGTGAAGGAAAATGGGTATGCTCTTCAATTCGTCCATGAGCAAACCAGTCAAATATGCATGGCTGCGATCACGCAATGTGGGAACGCTCTTCAATACGCTCGGGAACAAACAGAGGATATCTGTCTGCAGGCCGTGAAGCAGGATGGAATGACTCTTCAGTACGTTCGGAAGCAGACGGAGCCCATATGCCTGCAGGCCGTTAAGCAAAACGGCAAAGCCCTCCAGTATGTCCGGAAGCAGACTGAATCCTTATGCATGGAAGCCGTGAAGCAAAACAGCTCAGCCCTTCAATACGTCACCAACCAAACTGAAGAGATATGCCGTACCGCCATGAGAGAGGGGGGGACCTCGACGTACTCCGTTTCGTGGACAAAGAATTCTGGCACATATTCCAGCAGGGTTTGA
- a CDS encoding DNA adenine methylase has translation MATKIVSPLAGWLGGKMRLAKRIVPLIPPHHTYIEPFAGGAWIFFRKDPAPVEVLNDLNADVVTLYRVVKNHHEEFLRQMNWTLPALLEFERLWRMPVECLTDIQRAARYFQIIRMSFSGRMAGKPSFSRKCSKPANFNPLRVNEIICGAYERLAQACIECLPYQEILMRYDSENSFFYIDPPYFGREQYYGKDMFHREDFARLPGLLKNLRGKFLLSLNDVPRVRELFANFSISSLSTCYTCAPGRNSHPSELLIANF, from the coding sequence ATGGCAACCAAAATCGTTTCTCCTCTGGCAGGATGGCTTGGCGGCAAAATGCGCCTGGCCAAGCGTATCGTTCCCCTCATTCCGCCACATCACACGTACATTGAGCCGTTCGCAGGCGGCGCCTGGATCTTTTTCCGGAAAGATCCAGCGCCCGTTGAGGTTTTAAATGACCTGAACGCCGATGTGGTCACGCTTTACCGTGTGGTTAAAAATCATCACGAGGAATTTCTGAGGCAGATGAATTGGACGCTGCCGGCGCTACTGGAGTTTGAGCGCCTTTGGAGGATGCCGGTCGAATGCCTCACGGACATCCAGCGCGCGGCTCGGTATTTCCAGATAATTCGGATGTCCTTCAGCGGCCGCATGGCGGGAAAGCCGTCATTTAGCCGGAAATGCTCAAAGCCAGCTAACTTCAACCCCCTCAGAGTCAACGAGATAATATGCGGGGCATACGAGCGCCTTGCACAGGCCTGTATTGAATGCCTTCCTTACCAGGAAATTCTCATGCGCTATGACAGTGAGAATTCGTTCTTCTACATTGACCCGCCCTATTTCGGACGTGAGCAGTATTACGGCAAGGATATGTTTCATAGGGAGGATTTTGCCCGACTGCCCGGGCTTTTGAAAAATCTGCGCGGAAAATTCCTTTTGTCCTTGAATGACGTTCCGAGGGTAAGGGAACTTTTTGCCAATTTTAGCATTTCCAGCCTCAGCACCTGTTACACATGCGCGCCAGGCAGAAACAGTCATCCCTCAGAGCTGCTGATTGCCAATTTCTAA
- a CDS encoding metallophosphoesterase, which translates to MEEKSILVLGDSHARWDYLCSILAFYSPDLCIVAGDFGWWPKLFPLPHDILPASVLAATELHFLDGNHEDHPSLCAAAPRGSFQSVELAPHVIYHPRGSTMELPDGRTVFFAGGGKSIDRAYREEGRDWFPEEILERAHLPSKLPKVDIVLSHTVPAAFGIAKHSWKNAPRGNFDFSPDPSVKVLDMVLRGCRPSLWISAHYHRRLDGIYAENGMRTEYHILDQLDGYFCSSAYSSAAFWLSGRPCRDSIGFGFPDGSIAEARRDASGLYGCLPHENIPLQYRGAAEEFFRGRTAPVLQGADGKQICGAYFHDVGDFLRALWKRKWT; encoded by the coding sequence ATGGAAGAAAAAAGTATCCTGGTGCTTGGTGACTCCCACGCCCGCTGGGATTACCTCTGCTCAATCCTGGCGTTCTACAGCCCTGATCTGTGCATCGTCGCTGGGGATTTTGGCTGGTGGCCAAAGTTATTTCCTTTACCGCATGACATACTCCCGGCCTCTGTACTTGCGGCGACCGAGCTGCACTTTCTGGACGGCAATCATGAGGATCATCCTTCTCTTTGCGCCGCAGCTCCCAGGGGGAGCTTTCAATCCGTCGAATTGGCGCCGCATGTGATTTATCATCCCCGCGGATCCACCATGGAATTGCCTGACGGGAGAACGGTTTTTTTCGCGGGGGGAGGGAAGTCCATAGATCGTGCGTATCGGGAGGAGGGACGCGACTGGTTTCCTGAAGAAATTCTTGAGCGGGCTCACCTCCCCAGCAAACTGCCCAAGGTGGATATTGTCCTTTCGCATACTGTGCCCGCGGCATTTGGCATAGCTAAGCACAGCTGGAAGAACGCGCCGCGGGGCAACTTTGATTTTTCGCCGGATCCGAGTGTCAAGGTTCTTGATATGGTGTTGCGCGGTTGCAGACCATCGCTCTGGATTTCCGCGCACTATCATCGGCGTCTTGACGGCATATACGCGGAAAACGGAATGCGGACCGAGTACCATATCCTGGACCAGCTGGACGGGTATTTCTGCAGCAGCGCATATTCGTCGGCAGCCTTTTGGCTGAGTGGCAGGCCCTGTAGGGACTCCATAGGGTTTGGCTTTCCGGATGGCAGTATTGCTGAAGCACGCCGTGATGCGTCGGGTCTGTATGGTTGTCTCCCCCATGAGAACATTCCACTTCAATATCGTGGAGCGGCTGAAGAATTTTTTCGGGGCAGAACTGCACCTGTTCTCCAAGGAGCGGATGGAAAGCAAATCTGCGGCGCATATTTCCACGATGTAGGTGATTTTTTAAGAGCCCTTTGGAAGAGAAAATGGACCTAA
- a CDS encoding DUF6036 family nucleotidyltransferase has protein sequence MPGNYHAGRYFDASMNILEQIAQTVEGCSYPVNAYIAGGQAVAFWLNGLRMSLDLDVLFSHKMSVAQGLHALVVAEDPLDAERVDFDYNFNSTFSLIHDEYPERAKKIATLGMLEVYVLAPVDLALMKLSRFSDRDRNDIKQLIAHGLLVRDELRELAEYAIHDYVGNIDVLKNTLDIVLDWFPVQKKTPCRLRP, from the coding sequence ATGCCAGGCAATTACCATGCTGGGCGTTATTTTGATGCCAGTATGAATATCCTTGAGCAAATAGCTCAAACCGTCGAGGGCTGTTCATATCCTGTGAATGCCTATATTGCCGGTGGCCAGGCTGTAGCCTTTTGGCTTAACGGCTTGAGGATGTCTCTTGACCTTGATGTGCTGTTTTCCCACAAAATGAGCGTTGCGCAAGGGTTACATGCTCTTGTTGTTGCCGAAGATCCACTTGATGCGGAACGTGTGGATTTTGATTATAATTTTAATAGTACATTTTCTCTCATTCACGATGAATACCCGGAGAGGGCCAAAAAAATTGCAACGCTGGGGATGTTGGAAGTGTATGTCCTTGCGCCCGTTGACCTGGCTCTTATGAAACTTTCCAGATTTTCTGATCGTGATCGCAATGACATTAAGCAACTCATTGCTCATGGTCTTCTTGTTCGTGATGAACTCCGCGAGCTTGCTGAATATGCAATCCATGATTATGTAGGAAATATAGATGTGTTGAAGAACACTTTAGACATTGTTCTCGACTGGTTCCCGGTCCAGAAGAAAACGCCATGCCGCTTGCGCCCTTAA
- a CDS encoding nucleoside 2-deoxyribosyltransferase: MRIYQAGPLFSEADRKWHQNLKAMLAAAGHEPIWPGDLVSQEDVARWGKDAVRQIMETDRAALDSCDLVLALLDGAQVDDGTAWEIGYAFARNIPIIGIRTDFRQAGETAGSRVNAMIEASCVKIVRSAAAATGALEYVKTQHANLAAYKLTS; the protein is encoded by the coding sequence ATGCGTATTTATCAGGCGGGGCCTCTTTTTTCAGAGGCGGATCGTAAGTGGCATCAGAATTTGAAAGCGATGCTTGCCGCGGCAGGCCACGAACCTATTTGGCCCGGCGATCTGGTGTCCCAGGAAGACGTTGCCCGGTGGGGAAAGGATGCTGTGCGGCAGATTATGGAAACGGATCGCGCTGCCCTGGACTCGTGCGACTTGGTTCTGGCATTGCTGGACGGTGCTCAGGTGGATGATGGCACGGCCTGGGAAATCGGCTATGCCTTTGCCAGGAATATCCCCATTATCGGGATCCGCACGGATTTCCGCCAAGCCGGAGAAACTGCCGGCTCTCGGGTCAATGCCATGATCGAAGCGAGTTGTGTAAAAATTGTGAGGAGTGCTGCGGCAGCTACTGGGGCCTTGGAGTATGTGAAGACGCAGCACGCCAATCTGGCGGCGTATAAATTGACTTCATAA
- a CDS encoding helix-turn-helix domain-containing protein: MSRNTVAISALPPSSLSRLKDLGHRIRLARKRRKLTLRQLADLMLVSVATLQRLEKGAPGVSLGTLMTALTCLQLENDIDAVAAMETDMVGLEYERRRLEGLNRRQSGPAKENIYNF; the protein is encoded by the coding sequence ATGAGTAGAAATACCGTCGCCATATCTGCTTTGCCCCCTAGCTCCCTCTCCAGGCTGAAGGATCTGGGGCACCGCATTCGTCTGGCCAGAAAACGGCGAAAACTGACTCTCCGTCAACTGGCCGACCTCATGCTCGTCTCTGTGGCCACACTGCAGCGCCTTGAAAAAGGGGCCCCGGGCGTGAGCCTCGGGACATTAATGACGGCCCTGACATGCCTTCAGCTTGAAAACGATATTGATGCCGTTGCGGCCATGGAAACAGACATGGTTGGGCTTGAATACGAACGAAGGCGCCTGGAAGGTCTGAACCGCCGACAATCCGGGCCTGCCAAAGAAAATATTTACAACTTTTAA